One stretch of Methylopila sp. 73B DNA includes these proteins:
- a CDS encoding NADH-quinone oxidoreductase subunit C: MTEPHHLHDLGATIAQGLGSAIVSTSVAFGELTLKTDGARIVEVMTFLRDDPACRFICFIDVCGADYPSREKRFDVVYHLLSPAKNLRVRVKLEADDETPVPSITGVFPGALWFEREAYDLYGVLFSGHPDLRRLLTDYGFDGYPLRKDFPLTGFVEVRYDDEAKRVVYEPVRLNQEFRNFDFLSPWEGTDYVLPGDEKAKQPN, translated from the coding sequence ATGACCGAGCCCCATCACCTCCACGACCTCGGGGCGACGATCGCCCAGGGGCTCGGCTCCGCGATCGTCTCGACCTCGGTCGCCTTCGGCGAGCTGACGCTGAAAACGGATGGCGCGCGCATCGTCGAGGTCATGACCTTCCTGCGCGACGACCCGGCGTGCCGCTTCATCTGCTTCATCGACGTCTGCGGCGCGGACTACCCTTCGCGCGAGAAGCGCTTCGACGTGGTCTACCATCTGCTGTCGCCGGCGAAGAACCTGCGCGTACGCGTGAAGCTCGAAGCGGACGACGAGACGCCGGTGCCGTCCATCACGGGCGTCTTCCCCGGCGCGCTGTGGTTCGAGCGCGAGGCCTATGACCTCTACGGCGTGCTGTTTTCCGGACACCCGGATCTGCGCCGCCTGCTGACGGACTACGGTTTCGACGGCTATCCCCTGCGCAAGGACTTCCCGCTCACCGGTTTCGTCGAAGTCCGCTACGACGACGAGGCGAAGCGCGTGGTCTACGAGCCGGTGCGGCTGAACCAGGAGTTCCGCAACTTCGACTTCCTCTCGCCCTGGGAGGGCACGGACTACGTGCTGCCCGGGGACGAGAAGGCGAAGCAGCCGAACTGA
- a CDS encoding GFA family protein, giving the protein MAAGERISGKCLCEAVTFEATLTDGAMHVCHCSMCRRWTGGMLTYLAVDAGSLDVRGGDALSVYRSSEWGERGFCARCGSSLFWRTADGSTADVSAQAVDDSGRFPFASEIFVDEKPGNYAFANATRKVTGEEFMAKAQES; this is encoded by the coding sequence ATGGCGGCGGGCGAACGCATCTCCGGCAAGTGCCTGTGCGAGGCCGTGACCTTCGAGGCCACGCTGACCGACGGCGCGATGCACGTTTGTCATTGCTCCATGTGCCGCCGGTGGACGGGCGGCATGCTGACCTATCTGGCCGTCGACGCGGGCTCGCTCGACGTTCGCGGCGGCGACGCGCTCTCGGTCTACCGCTCGTCGGAGTGGGGCGAGCGGGGCTTTTGCGCACGCTGCGGCTCGTCGCTGTTCTGGCGCACGGCCGACGGCTCGACCGCCGACGTCTCGGCCCAGGCGGTCGACGACTCGGGGCGGTTCCCGTTCGCGAGCGAGATCTTCGTCGACGAGAAGCCCGGCAACTACGCCTTCGCCAACGCGACCCGCAAGGTCACCGGCGAAGAGTTCATGGCCAAGGCCCAGGAGTCTTAA
- a CDS encoding NADH-quinone oxidoreductase subunit D — protein sequence MAEQDIRNFTINFGPQHPAAHGVLRLVLELDGEVVERVDPHIGLLHRGTEKLIEAKTYLQAMPYFDRLDYVAPMNQEHAFCLATERLLGVEIPMRAQLIRVLYSEIGRILSHLLNVTTQAMDVGALTPPLWGFEEREKLMVFYERASGSRMHAAYFRPGGVHQDLPDQLVEDIDRWCVGFYKALDDIDQLLTENRIFKQRNVDIGVVPLSEAWEWGFSGVMVRGSGAAWDLRKSQPYECYADLDFDIPIGKNGDCYDRYLIRMEEMRQSAHIMQQCCARLKTERGPIATLDGKVAPPKRAEMKRSMEALIHHFKLYTEGYRVPEGEVYAAVEAPKGEFGVYLVSDGTNKPYRCKIRAPGFAHLSAMDHLCRGNMLADVSAILGSLDIVFGEVDR from the coding sequence GTGGCTGAGCAGGACATCCGCAACTTCACGATCAACTTCGGCCCGCAGCATCCCGCGGCGCACGGCGTGCTGCGCCTGGTGCTGGAGCTCGACGGCGAGGTGGTCGAGCGCGTCGATCCGCACATCGGCCTGCTGCACCGCGGCACCGAGAAGCTGATCGAGGCCAAGACCTACCTGCAGGCGATGCCCTATTTCGACCGGCTCGACTACGTCGCCCCGATGAACCAGGAGCACGCGTTCTGCCTCGCGACCGAGCGCCTGCTCGGCGTCGAGATCCCGATGCGCGCGCAGCTCATCCGCGTGCTCTACAGCGAGATCGGCCGGATCCTTTCCCACCTCCTCAACGTCACCACGCAGGCGATGGACGTCGGCGCGCTGACGCCCCCGCTGTGGGGCTTCGAGGAGCGCGAGAAGCTGATGGTGTTCTACGAGCGGGCGTCGGGCTCGCGCATGCACGCGGCCTATTTCCGGCCGGGCGGCGTGCACCAGGACCTGCCTGACCAGCTCGTCGAGGACATCGACCGCTGGTGCGTCGGCTTCTACAAGGCGCTGGACGACATCGACCAGCTCCTCACCGAGAACCGCATCTTCAAGCAGCGCAACGTCGACATCGGCGTGGTGCCGCTGAGCGAGGCCTGGGAGTGGGGCTTCTCCGGCGTGATGGTGCGCGGCTCCGGCGCGGCGTGGGACCTGCGCAAGTCGCAGCCTTACGAGTGCTACGCCGACCTCGACTTCGACATTCCGATCGGCAAGAACGGCGACTGCTACGACCGCTATCTCATCCGCATGGAGGAGATGCGGCAGTCCGCTCACATCATGCAGCAGTGCTGCGCGCGCCTGAAGACCGAGCGCGGGCCGATCGCGACGCTCGACGGCAAGGTTGCGCCGCCGAAGCGGGCCGAGATGAAGCGCTCGATGGAGGCGCTCATCCACCACTTCAAGCTCTACACCGAGGGCTACCGCGTGCCCGAGGGGGAGGTTTACGCCGCGGTCGAGGCGCCCAAGGGCGAGTTCGGCGTCTACCTGGTCTCCGACGGCACGAACAAGCCGTACCGCTGCAAGATCCGGGCGCCCGGCTTCGCGCATCTCTCCGCCATGGACCACCTGTGCCGCGGCAACATGCTGGCCGACGTCTCCGCGATCCTCGGCTCGCTCGACATCGTGTTCGGCGAGGTGGACCGGTGA
- the nuoE gene encoding NADH-quinone oxidoreductase subunit NuoE, producing the protein MSVRRLAEVQPADFAFTQDNLQWAEGQIAKYPEGRQASAVIPLLWRAQEQHGGWLPEPAIRRIAEMLGMPTIRVMEVATFYTMFNLRPVGEHFVQLCGTTPCALRGANALKDVCRTHIGEQNHVTADGKLSWLEVECLGACSNAPMVQINFDYYEDLTPESFEALLEDLRAGRPVKTGSQTGRSCSAPLGGDTSLTDETLYDGSVVGSWKSRFSEEHGKGDATVTETAGRPEQNSRPEATVAKSGKDAEGQTSDKAKTAPAVTEDTSSGSTTVGTSPKTPASPGVAPSEKGA; encoded by the coding sequence ATGTCCGTCCGCCGTCTCGCCGAGGTCCAGCCCGCCGACTTCGCCTTCACGCAGGACAACCTGCAGTGGGCGGAAGGGCAGATCGCCAAATATCCGGAAGGCCGGCAGGCCTCGGCCGTGATCCCGCTGCTGTGGCGCGCGCAGGAGCAGCACGGCGGGTGGCTGCCCGAGCCCGCGATCCGGCGCATCGCCGAGATGCTCGGCATGCCGACGATCCGCGTGATGGAGGTCGCGACCTTCTACACGATGTTCAATCTGCGCCCGGTCGGCGAGCACTTCGTCCAGCTCTGCGGCACGACCCCGTGCGCGCTGCGCGGCGCGAACGCGCTCAAGGACGTCTGCAGGACGCACATCGGCGAGCAGAACCACGTCACGGCGGACGGCAAGCTGAGCTGGCTCGAGGTCGAGTGCCTCGGCGCCTGCTCCAACGCCCCGATGGTGCAGATCAATTTCGACTACTACGAGGACCTCACGCCGGAGAGCTTCGAGGCCCTGCTTGAGGACCTGCGCGCGGGCCGGCCGGTGAAGACCGGCTCGCAGACCGGCCGCTCCTGCTCCGCGCCGCTTGGAGGCGACACTTCGCTGACCGACGAGACCCTCTACGACGGTTCGGTGGTCGGCTCGTGGAAGAGCCGCTTCAGCGAGGAGCACGGCAAGGGCGACGCGACCGTGACGGAGACGGCCGGCCGTCCGGAGCAGAACAGCCGTCCCGAAGCGACGGTCGCGAAAAGCGGCAAGGACGCCGAGGGCCAGACCAGCGACAAGGCCAAGACGGCGCCCGCCGTGACCGAGGACACCTCGTCCGGCTCGACCACGGTCGGAACCTCGCCGAAGACGCCGGCGTCGCCTGGCGTCGCCCCGTCCGAGAAGGGAGCGTGA
- the nuoF gene encoding NADH-quinone oxidoreductase subunit NuoF: MLTDRDRIFTNLNGRRGADLENALKRGAWDETKFLLEKGRDWIVAEMKASGLRGRGGAGFPTGLKWSFMPKPQEGRPHYLVVNADESEPGTCKDREIMRNDPHLLIEGCLIASFAMHANACYIYIRGEYVREKEALQRAVDEAYAANLVGPNNKHGYPFDIYVHHGAGAYICGEETALLESLEGKKGMPRLKPPFPANMGLYGCPTTVNNVESIAVAGTILRRGGAWFAGMGKPNNTGTKLFSISGHVERPCNVEEEMGISFRELVEKHCGGIRGGWDNLYAVIPGGSSVPVLPEHQCQDLSMDFDTLRNLRSGLGTAAVIVMDKSTDIVRAIARISHFYKHESCGQCTPCREGTGWMWRVLERMAVGRAEKREIDMLLEVSTQVEGHTICALGDAAAWPVQGLIRHYRHEIEKRIDDYAANPAPRDFAVAAE, encoded by the coding sequence ATGCTGACGGATCGCGACCGCATCTTCACGAACCTCAACGGCCGCCGCGGCGCCGACCTCGAGAACGCGCTTAAGCGCGGCGCCTGGGACGAGACCAAGTTCCTGCTGGAAAAGGGCCGGGACTGGATCGTCGCCGAGATGAAGGCGTCGGGCCTCCGCGGCCGCGGCGGCGCGGGCTTCCCGACAGGCCTGAAGTGGTCCTTCATGCCGAAGCCGCAGGAGGGCCGCCCGCACTACCTCGTTGTCAACGCCGACGAGTCCGAGCCGGGCACCTGCAAGGACCGGGAGATCATGCGGAACGACCCGCATCTCCTGATCGAAGGCTGCCTGATCGCGTCCTTCGCGATGCACGCCAACGCCTGCTACATCTACATCCGCGGCGAGTACGTCCGCGAGAAAGAAGCGCTGCAGCGCGCGGTCGACGAGGCCTATGCGGCCAATCTCGTCGGACCGAACAACAAGCACGGCTACCCCTTCGACATCTACGTCCACCACGGCGCCGGCGCCTACATCTGCGGCGAGGAGACGGCCCTTCTGGAGAGCCTCGAGGGCAAGAAGGGCATGCCGCGGCTGAAGCCCCCGTTCCCGGCGAACATGGGCCTCTACGGCTGCCCGACGACGGTGAACAACGTCGAGTCGATCGCGGTGGCGGGCACCATCCTGCGGCGCGGCGGCGCCTGGTTCGCCGGCATGGGCAAGCCCAACAACACCGGCACCAAGCTGTTCTCGATCTCGGGCCACGTCGAGCGGCCGTGCAACGTTGAGGAGGAGATGGGAATCTCCTTCCGCGAACTGGTCGAGAAGCACTGCGGCGGGATCCGCGGCGGCTGGGACAACCTCTACGCGGTCATCCCCGGCGGCTCCTCCGTGCCGGTGCTCCCGGAGCACCAGTGCCAGGACCTGTCGATGGACTTCGACACCCTGCGCAACCTGCGCTCGGGCCTCGGCACCGCGGCGGTGATCGTCATGGACAAGTCCACCGACATTGTCCGCGCCATCGCCCGCATTTCGCACTTCTACAAGCACGAGAGCTGCGGCCAGTGCACGCCGTGCCGCGAGGGCACGGGCTGGATGTGGCGCGTGCTGGAGCGCATGGCGGTCGGCCGCGCGGAGAAGCGTGAGATCGACATGCTGCTGGAAGTCTCGACTCAGGTCGAAGGCCACACGATCTGCGCCCTCGGCGACGCCGCGGCCTGGCCGGTGCAGGGCCTGATCCGGCACTACCGCCACGAAATCGAAAAGCGCATCGACGACTACGCCGCGAACCCCGCCCCGCGGGACTTCGCCGTGGCGGCGGAGTGA